In Malus sylvestris chromosome 15, drMalSylv7.2, whole genome shotgun sequence, a single genomic region encodes these proteins:
- the LOC126605056 gene encoding uncharacterized protein LOC126605056 — protein sequence MASPSSLTPPPVPPELHVTNRETLLNSLRRHLSESSRPLYGFVLLQGGEEQNRYDTDHTELFRQESYFAYLFGVREPGFYGAIDIATGKSVLFAPRLPAEYAVWLGEIEPLSYFKERYMVSMVHYTDEIATVLHDEYKGSGKPVLFLLHGINTDSDLFSKPAEFQGIDKFDTDLTTLHPVLSECRVIKSDPELALIQFANDISSEAHVEVMRKIRVGMYEYQLESMFLHHTYMYGGCRHCSYTCICATGDNSAVLHYGHAAAPNDRILEDGDLALLDMGAEYNFYGSDITCSYPVNGKFTPDQALIYNAVLDAHNAVISTMKPGVSWLGMHKLAEKVILESLKRGRILVGNVDDMMVKRLGAVFMPHGLGHLLGIDTHDTGGYPKGTERSKEPGLKSLRTTRELQEGMVITVEPGCYFIDALLVPAMGNSNTTKFFNHEAVSRFKGFGGVRIESDVLVMANGCKNMTNVPREISEIEAVMAGAPWPLDK from the exons ATGGCTTCGCCGTCGTCTCTCACTCCTCCTCCAGTCCCACCGGAGCTCCACGTCACCAACCGCGAAACGCTCCTCAATTCACTTCGCCGCCACCTCTCTGAATCTTCCCGGCCCCTCTACGGCTTcgttctcctccaa GGAGGCGAAGAGCAGAATCGCTATGACACTGATCACACCGAGCTCTTCAG ACAAGAGAGTTACTTTGCTTACTTGTTTGGAGTAAGAGAGCCTGGTTTCTATGGAGCTATA GACATTGCAACAGGGAAGTCTGTTCTCTTTGCTCCGAGATTGCCTGCTGAATATGCTGTTTGGTTGGGAGAGATAGAGCCTTTATCTTACTTCAAG GAAAGATATATGGTTAGCATGGTACACTATACTGATGAGATCGCAACAGTTTTGCATGATGAATACAAGGGATCCGGTAAACCTGTATTGTTTCTCTTGCATGGGATCAACACTGATAGTGATCTATTCTCGAAACCCGCGGAGTTTCAG GGGATTGATAAGTTTGACACAGATTTGACTACCTTGCATCCAGTTTTGAGTGAATGCCGTGTTATAAAATCAGATCCGGAGCTTGCCCTTATCCAGTTTGCCAATGATATAAGCTCTGAAGCTCATGTGGAG GTTATGAGAAAAATTAGGGTAGGCATGTACGAGTATCAGCTGGAAAGCATGTTTCTTCACCACACCTACATGTATGGTGGCTGTAGACATTGCTCGTACACATGTATTTGTGCTACTGGTGATAATAG TGCTGTTCTCCATTATGGGCATGCAGCAGCTCCGAATGACAGG ATCTTGGAAGATGGAGATTTGGCATTGCTTGATATGGGAGCTGAATACAACTTCTATGGTTCTGACATCACTTGTTCTTATCCA GTGAACGGAAAGTTTACCCCTGACCAAGCACTTATATATAAT GCTGTCCTTGATGCTCACAATGCTGTTATATCTACAATGAAACCTGGAGTAAGCTGGCTTGGTATGCATAA ACTAGCAGAAAAGGTTATTCTTGAATCATTGAAGAGAGGGAGGATCCTAGTCGG GAACGTTGATGATATGATGGTCAAACGACTGGGTGCTGTTTTTATGCCTCATGGTCTTGGGCATTTGCTTGGTATTGACACTCATGATACTGGTGGCTACCCAAAG GGAACGGAGAGATCAAAAGAACCTGGATTGAAGTCTTTACGTACAACAAGAGAACTCCAAGAGGGAATG GTGATAACGGTAGAGCCTGGTTGCTACTTCATTGATGCTTTGTTGGTTCCAGCTATGGGAAACTCAAATACTACCAAGTTCTTCAATCATGAAGCAGTTAGTAGGTTTAAGGGTTTTGGTGGAGTTCGAATTGAAAGTGATGTG CTTGTCATGGCTAACGGTTGTAAGAACATGACAAACGTTCCTCGGGAAATATCGGAGATTGAAGCAGTAATGGCAGGGGCGCCATGGCCACTTGATAAATGA
- the LOC126605057 gene encoding probable protein arginine N-methyltransferase 1.2 isoform X1 yields the protein MGRRKNTNSSSSSNQGSGAGFGHPGEAVKDVPESSNPDESMCDPELDKAVDDSMGEPEVSFVEADGKTSADYYFDSYSHIVMLQEMLKDLVRTKTYQNVIYQNKFLIKDKIVLDVGAGTGILSLFCAKAGAKHVYAVECSDMADMAKEIVETNGYSNLITVLKGKIEEIELPVPKVDIIISEWMGYFLLFENMLNTVLYARDKWLVDDGILLPDKASLFLTAIEDAEYKEDKIEFWNNVYGFDMSCIKKQAMMEPLVDTVDQNQIVTNSQLLKTMDISKMTPGDASFTAPFKLVAERDDFIHALVAYFDVSFTKCHKLMGFSTGPRSRSTHWKQTVLYLEDVLTVCQGESIVGSMTVAQNKKNPRDIDIMLKYSLNGRRCTVSRVQCYKMR from the exons ATGGGTCGCCGAAAGAACaccaacagcagcagcagcagcaaccagGGCTCGGGGGCGGGCTTCGGCCACCCCGGCGAAGCCGTAAAAGACGTCCCCGAGAGCTCCAACCCCGACGAGTCCATGTGCGACCCCGAGCTCGACAAGGCCGTCGATGACTCCATGGGCGAGCCGGAGGTCTCCTTCGTCGAAGCCGATGGCAAGACCAGCGCTGACTATTACTTCGACTCCTACTCTCA TATTGTTATGTTGCAGGAAATGTTGAAAGATTTAGTGAGGACTAAGACATATCAGAATGTTATCTATCAGAATAAGTTTCTAATAAAGGACAAGATTGTTCTTGACGTGGGAGCTGGGACTGGAATTTTGTCCCTATTTTGTGCAAAAGCGGGCGCAAAGCATGTTTATGCG GTTGAGTGCTCCGACATGGCTGACATGGCAAAAGAGATTGTTGAAACAAACGGATATTCTAATC TAATAACCGTTCTGAAGGGGAAGATTGAAGAAATTGAGCTTCCAGTCCCTAAAGTGGATATTATTATCTCAGAATGGATGggatattttttgttgtttgagAATATGTTAAATACAGTCCTCTATGCTCGTGATAAATGGCTT gtAGATGATGGAATTCTACTACCAGACAAAGCGTCTCTCTTTTTGACAGCTATTGAGGATGCAGAGTACAAAGAGGACAAGATAGAAT TTTGGAACAATGTTTATGGCTTTGACATGAGTTGCATCAAGAAGCAAGCCATGATGGAGCCCCTTGTGGACACCGTTGACCAAAACCAAATTGTTACAAACAGTCAGTTACTCAAG ACAATGGATATATCTAAGATGACTCCAGGAGATGCTTCCTTCACGGCCCCTTTCAAGCTTGTCGCTGAGCGTGATGATTTCATTCATGCTCTTGTAGCCTACTTTGATGTGTCATTTACGAAGTGTCATAAATTGATGGGCTTCTCcacag GGCCAAGATCACGGTCTACTCACTGGAAGCAAACAGTCCTGTACCTGGAAGATGTGCTAACAGTATGTCAAGGAGAGTCAATTGTCGGAAGCATGACTGtggcgcaaaacaaaaagaatcCCCGTGATATTGACATAATGCTCAAGTATTCGTTAAATGGCCGACGATGCACAGTCTCGAGGGTTCAATGCTACAAAATGCGCTAA
- the LOC126605057 gene encoding probable protein arginine N-methyltransferase 1 isoform X2, whose product MAPSNRASRKITMLLKGLSLCFLLIAGIHEEMLKDLVRTKTYQNVIYQNKFLIKDKIVLDVGAGTGILSLFCAKAGAKHVYAVECSDMADMAKEIVETNGYSNLITVLKGKIEEIELPVPKVDIIISEWMGYFLLFENMLNTVLYARDKWLVDDGILLPDKASLFLTAIEDAEYKEDKIEFWNNVYGFDMSCIKKQAMMEPLVDTVDQNQIVTNSQLLKTMDISKMTPGDASFTAPFKLVAERDDFIHALVAYFDVSFTKCHKLMGFSTGPRSRSTHWKQTVLYLEDVLTVCQGESIVGSMTVAQNKKNPRDIDIMLKYSLNGRRCTVSRVQCYKMR is encoded by the exons ATGGCACCAAGTAATAGAGCGAGTCGCAAAATTACGATGCTACTGAAAGGCTTatctttgtgttttcttttgaTTGCAGGTATTCATGAA GAAATGTTGAAAGATTTAGTGAGGACTAAGACATATCAGAATGTTATCTATCAGAATAAGTTTCTAATAAAGGACAAGATTGTTCTTGACGTGGGAGCTGGGACTGGAATTTTGTCCCTATTTTGTGCAAAAGCGGGCGCAAAGCATGTTTATGCG GTTGAGTGCTCCGACATGGCTGACATGGCAAAAGAGATTGTTGAAACAAACGGATATTCTAATC TAATAACCGTTCTGAAGGGGAAGATTGAAGAAATTGAGCTTCCAGTCCCTAAAGTGGATATTATTATCTCAGAATGGATGggatattttttgttgtttgagAATATGTTAAATACAGTCCTCTATGCTCGTGATAAATGGCTT gtAGATGATGGAATTCTACTACCAGACAAAGCGTCTCTCTTTTTGACAGCTATTGAGGATGCAGAGTACAAAGAGGACAAGATAGAAT TTTGGAACAATGTTTATGGCTTTGACATGAGTTGCATCAAGAAGCAAGCCATGATGGAGCCCCTTGTGGACACCGTTGACCAAAACCAAATTGTTACAAACAGTCAGTTACTCAAG ACAATGGATATATCTAAGATGACTCCAGGAGATGCTTCCTTCACGGCCCCTTTCAAGCTTGTCGCTGAGCGTGATGATTTCATTCATGCTCTTGTAGCCTACTTTGATGTGTCATTTACGAAGTGTCATAAATTGATGGGCTTCTCcacag GGCCAAGATCACGGTCTACTCACTGGAAGCAAACAGTCCTGTACCTGGAAGATGTGCTAACAGTATGTCAAGGAGAGTCAATTGTCGGAAGCATGACTGtggcgcaaaacaaaaagaatcCCCGTGATATTGACATAATGCTCAAGTATTCGTTAAATGGCCGACGATGCACAGTCTCGAGGGTTCAATGCTACAAAATGCGCTAA
- the LOC126605058 gene encoding uncharacterized protein LOC126605058, producing MAKLKQILVAISVLLAVLASVPFSECVKKPAAGARKEDIPFIKCQVCEKLASQLHRQVEKKRAEIAPKKISEYQIIEISENVCNLKKQEADWILQIDIVEKGDKLELVDQGSEGQCNSECKTIERACQEVLGYSDTDVAEYLYTSKPDLGSLVNYLCKDLTKACSTKPPPVPKNRIPGEAFVAKSEKEAEMERIMKSMEGMPGAPGMKMYSKDDLMNINNFGGKDADDEDDDDNDETLLPSNLGKIMREKESAKNDLKQKITTGIVKTRETLKKHANKVSNWFRQTWRRVKKTASEKGTKGNKGEL from the exons ATGGCGAAGCTGAAGCAAATTCTAGTAGCTATCTCAGTGTTGTTGGCGGTGTTAGCGTCCGTGCCATTCTCCGAGTGTGTTAAGAAGCCAGCGGCAGGCGCCAGGAAGGAAGACATTCCTTTCATCAAATGCCAAGTCTGCGAGAAGCTCGCATCTCAGCTGCACCGGCAAGTCGAGAAGAAGCGAGCTGAGATCGCCCCAAAGAAG ATCTCGGAGTATCAGATAATTGAGATTTCGGAGAATGTCTGTAATTTGAAGAAGCAGGAAGCTGATTGGATTTTGCAGATTGATATAGTTGAGAAAGGAGATAAGCTGGAG TTGGTGGATCAAGGTTCTGAAGGACAATGTAATTCCGAATGCAAGACAATCGAGCGAGCTTGTCAGGAG GTTTTAGGGTATTCTGATACAGATGTTGCAGAATATCTATATACATCCAAGCCTGACCTTGGTTCATTGGTGAATTATCTATGCAAAGACCTCACTAAAGCATGCAGTACCAAGCCTCCCCCAGTTCCTAAG AATAGGATTCCTGGGGAAGCTTTCGTGGCCAAGTCGGAGAAAGAAGCTGAAATGGAAAGGATAATGAAATCTATGGAG GGTATGCCAGGAGCCCCAGGCATGAAGATGTACTCAAAAGATGATTTGATGAACATAAATAATTTTGGCGGCAAAGATgctgatgatgaagatgatgatgacaaTGATGAGACTCTGTTACCCTCGAATTTG GGAAAAATcatgagagaaaaagagagtgcAAAGAATGACTTGAAACAGAAGATCACCACCGGAATTGTGAAGACCAGAGAGACACTAAAGAAGCATGCAAACAAAGTCTCTAACTGGTTCCGGCAAACGTGGCGGCGAGTGAAAAAGACGGCTTCAGAGAAGGGTACGAAGGGCAACAAGGGAGAGCTTTAG
- the LOC126605059 gene encoding pentatricopeptide repeat-containing protein At3g24000, mitochondrial-like translates to MEFGLIGVEMSPAFRRLLLPICQNPSLRLHNKLSPVSRSLLLPVQLKPLSCAALDVIDSNPISGSCLEFAPNSETQLRQVRLDNGYSPDQEIVGSNVKTRPLVFDTKKRLMHYSGMLRTCVSLRSLNEGKAIHGQVIKEGIDPDSHLWVSLVNVYAKCGDSGYARKVLDVMPERDVVSWTSLIQGFVVEGSGVDAVKLFCEMKKDGTKANDFALATGLKACSLCSDLGFGKQLHAEAVKQGLLLDAFVGSALVGLYAKCGDMELADRVLFCMPEQDVVSWNALLNGYAQEGDGKKSLELFCRMTESEIRLSKSTLSTVLKGCANSGNLSGGQFLHSLVVKIGFQIDEFLGCSLVDMYSKCGMAVDAVKAFRTIENPDVVAWSAIISCLDQQGQWQEVPQLFREMISTGISPNKFTLSSIISAATDLRDLHFGESIHAFAWKYGCEADISVSNALITMYMKSGRLLDGAQVFEAMTNPDLISWNALLSGAHNHELSDLGPRVFHQMLVEGLKPNMYSFISVLRCCSSLLDVDLGKQIHSHIIKTNLDDNDFVGTALIDMYAKGRFVEDAVKAFNRLSNRDLFTWTVIITGYAQTDQAEESVACFNKMQQEGVKPNEFSIAGCLSACSRTAMLENGRQLHSMVIKSGHLEDLFVTSALVDMYAKCGCISDAEDIFEGLVSRDTVSWNIMVCGYSQYGQGEKALEAFSTMLDEGAIPNEITFIGVLSACSHLGLVEEGKKHFDSLSNVFGITPTIEHYACMVDILGRAGKFNEIETFIETKELTPYAIIWETVLGACKMHGNVEFGETAARRLFELKPEMDSTYILLSNIFAVKGRWDDVSKVRKLMQSQGVKKEPGCSWVEVDGQVNIFVSQDGTHPRIGDIHLKLEELGEKLYSLDYIPETEDVLHRITEREKKEHLQYHSERLALGFALISTSHPKTIRIFKNLRICGDCHDVMKLVSDVTNREIVVRDIRRFHHFKNGTCSCKDFW, encoded by the coding sequence ATGGAATTTGGCTTAATTGGTGTTGAAATGTCACCTGCTTTCCGGAGGCTCTTGTTGCCCATTTGCCAAAATCCCTCGCTTCGATTGCATAACAAGCTTAGTCCAGTTTCCAGGTCACTATTGCTCCCTGTTCAATTAAAGCCTTTGTCTTGTGCTGCTTTGGATGTGATTGACTCGAATCCCATCAGTGGGTCGTGTCTCGAATTTGCCCCAAACTCTGAGACTCAGCTTCGTCAAGTAAGATTAGATAATGGCTATTCACCTGATCAGGAAATTGTAGGAAGCAATGTGAAAACCAGGCCTTTAGTTTTCGATACCAAAAAGAGGCTTATGCATTATTCTGGGATGCTTCGTACCTGTGTTTCGCTAAGGTCTTTGAATGAGGGGAAGGCTATTCATGGACAGGTGATAAAAGAAGGGATTGATCCGGATTCGCATTTGTGGGTTTCATTGGTTAATGTTTATGCAAAGTGTGGGGACTCCGGGTATGCACGTAAAGTGCTTGATGTGATGCCGGAAAGAGATGTTGTGTCGTGGACTTCTTTAATTCAGGGGTTTGTAGTCGAAGGTTCCGGTGTTGACGCTGTTAAATTGTTCTGTGAGATGAAGAAAGATGGTACAAAAGCAAATGACTTTGCATTGGCAACTGGGCTGAAAGCATGTTCTTTGTGCTCCGATTTAGGTTTTGGGAAACAGTTGCATGCTGAAGCAGTGAAACAGGGGTTGTTATTGGATGCTTTTGTTGGTTCTGCTCTAGTCGGTCTTTATGCAAAATGTGGTGATATGGAACTTGCAGATAGAGTGTTATTTTGTATGCCTGAGCAGGATGTGGTATCATGGAATGCACTGCTGAATGGGTATGCTCAGGAAGGTGACGGAAAAAAATCTTTGGAATTGTTCTGCAGAATGACAGAATCAGAAATAAGGTTGAGCAAGTCCACCTTGTCCACTGTCCTCAAGGGTTGTGCAAACTCGGGAAATTTGAGCGGAGGCCAGTTTTTGCATTCTCTAGTTGTCAAAATTGGGTTTCAGATAGATGAATTCTTGGGTTGCAGTCTTGTTGATATGTATTCAAAGTGTGGGATGGCAGTCGATGCGGTAAAAGCATTCAGGACGATTGAAAATCCTGATGTAGTGGCCTGGAGTGCAATTATCTCATGCCTTGATCAACAAGGGCAATGGCAAGAAGTGCCTCAGCTATTTCGTGAAATGATAAGTACAGGCATCTCACCAAATAAATTTACCCTTTCTAGTATCATTAGTGCTGCCACTGATCTCAGAGACCTTCATTTTGGTGAAAGTATCCATGCTTTTGCATGGAAATATGGTTGTGAAGCTGATATTTCAGTCAGCAATGCTCTAATCACAATGTATATGAAAAGTGGGCGTTTGCTAGATGGTGCTCAGGTTTTTGAGGCAATGACAAACCCTGATTTGATTTCATGGAATGCCCTTTTATCTGGAGCACACAATCATGAGTTATCTGACCTAGGGCCAAGAGTGTTCCACCAAATGCTTGTGGAAGGTTTGAAGCCCAACATGTACTCATTCATTAGTGTTTTAAGGTGTTGCTCTAGCCTTTTGGATGTGGACCTTGGAAAACAAATACATTCCCATATTATCAAAACTAACCTCGATGATAATGACTTTGTTGGGACAGCTCTCATTGACATGTATGCCAAAGGCAGGTTTGTGGAAGATGCTGTGAAAGCTTTCAATAGATTGAGTAATCGAGACCTCTTCACTTGGACAGTCATCATTACTGGTTATGCCCAAACTGATCAAGCAGAGGAATCTGTTGCTTGCTTCAATAAGATGCAACAAGAAGGCGTGAAGCCAAATGAGTTCAGCATCGCTGGCTGTTTGAGTGCTTGCTCCCGTACAGCTATGCTGGAAAATGGGCGGCAGCTCCACTCAATGGTAATTAAGAGTGGGCATCTGGAAGATTTGTTTGTTACTAGTGCACTTgttgatatgtatgcaaaatgtggGTGCATCAGTGATGCTGAGGATATCTTTGAGGGCTTGGTTTCACGAGATACAGTGTCATGGAATATCATGGTGTGTGGATATTCCCAATATGGGCAAGGAGAGAAGGCTCTTGAAGCCTTTTCGACAATGTTGGATGAAGGTGCCATACCAAATGAGATCACCTTCATTGGTGTTCTTTCTGCATGCAGCCACCTGGGTCTAGTCGAAGAAGGGAAAAAGCACTTCGACTCACTGAGCAATGTTTTCGGGATCACTCCTACAATTGAGCATTATGCTTGTATGGTTGATATTCTCGGCAGGGCTGGAAAGTTTAATGAGATTGAAACCTTTATCGAGACAAAGGAACTAACACCGTATGCCATTATTTGGGAGACTGTTCTTGGGGCTTGTAAGATGCATGGAAATGTTGAATTTGGTGAAACAGCAGCAAGAAGGCTTTTTGAGCTTAAACCTGAGATGGATTCAACATATATCTTGCTATCTAATATCTTTGCAGTCAAAGGCAGGTGGGACGATGTTAGCAAAGTCAGGAAATTAATGCAGAGTCAAGGTGTTAAAAAAGAACCTGGTTGTAGCTGGGTTGAGGTTGATGGTCAAGTCAACATTTTTGTCTCTCAAGATGGTACGCATCCAAGAATTGGGGATATTCATTTGAAATTGGAGGAACTAGGAGAAAAGCTATATTCATTAGATTATATACCGGAAACAGAAGACGTGCTTCATAGAATCactgaaagagaaaaaaaggaacatCTCCAATATCACAGTGAAAGGTTGGCTCTTGGTTTTGCCCTTATAAGTACCAGTCATCCAAAAACTATTCGGATCTTTAAAAATCTACGCATCTGTGGAGACTGCCATGACGTTATGAAGCTTGTCTCCGATGTCACAAATCGGGAAATAGTTGTTCGTGACATCAGGCGGTTTCATCATTTTAAGAATGGAACTTGCTCCTGTAAGGACTTCTGGTGA
- the LOC126605060 gene encoding protein NDL1-like — translation MAESNDAVSLDMEKIYLGGKEHFIRTGCGSVSVIVYGDQEKPALITYPDLALNHVSCFQGLFFCPEAASLLLHNFCIYHISPPGHELGAASVCTEDPVPSVDDLADQILEVLNFFGLGAVMCMGVTAGAYIISLFAMKYRERVLGLILVSPLCKAPSWTEWFYNKVMSNMLYFYGMCGLLKECLLQRYFSKEVRGSVEVPESDIVQACRKLLEERQSLNVWRFLHAINRRPDITEGLKSLRCRTLIFVGDSSPFHSEALHMTSKLDRRYSALVEVQACGSMVTEEQPHAMLIPMEYFFMGYGLYRPCHFSDSPRSPLSPSCISPELLSPESMGLKLKPIKTRVSLGL, via the exons ATGGCTGAATCAAACGACGCCGTCTCCCTCGATATGGAGAAGATCTATCTCGGTGGAAAG GAACATTTTATTCGAACTGGCTGTGGTTCAGTGTCCGTTATTGTGTATGGAGACCAAGAGAAGCCTGCACTTATCACTTATCCTGATTTAGCTCTAAATC ATGTGTCTTGTTTCCAAGGGTTATTCTTTTGTCCGGAAGCGGCTTCTTTGCTGCTCCACAACTTCTGCATATATCATATCAGTCCTCCTGGCCATGAG TTAGGAGCTGCTTCAGTTTGTACAGAGGATCCTGTGCCTTCAGTTGATGACTTGGCAGATCAGATCCTtgaggttctcaatttttttgG GCTTGGTGCAGTTATGTGCATGGGGGTGACAGCGGGTGCTTATATCATTTCCCTATTTGCT ATGAAATATAGGGAGCGTGTCCTTGGATTGATACTTGTATCCCCTTTATGCAAAGCGCCCTCGTGGACAGAATGGTTTTATAATAAG GTGATGTCGAATATGCTTTATTTCTATGGCATGTGTGGTTTGCTAAAAGAGTGTTTGCTTCAGCGATACTTCAGTAAG GAGGTTCGTGGTAGTGTTGAAGTTCCAGAGTCGGATATAGTTCAAGCATGCAGAAAA TTGCTGGAAGAGAGGCAGAGCTTAAATGTTTGGAGATTTCTTCATGCAATTAATCG GAGACCTGACATAACCGAAGGGTTAAAATCTCTAAGGTGTCGCACACTTATTTTTGTTGGGGATAGCTCTCCCTTCCATTCGGAGGCTCTCCACATGACCTCAAAGTTGGACAGGAGATATAGTGCCTTAGTAGAG GTCCAGGCTTGTGGATCCATGGTGACAGAGGAGCAGCCACACGCAATGTTGATACCAATGGAGTACTTCTTCATGGGGTATGGCCTGTACCGGCCATGCCATTTCAGCGACAGCCCTAGGAGCCCGCTCAGCCCGTCTTGCATCTCCCCGGAGCTTCTCTCCCCAGAAAGCATGGGCTTGAAACTAAAACCGATAAAGACCCGTGTTTCACTTGGCCTATGA